The Panicum virgatum strain AP13 chromosome 3N, P.virgatum_v5, whole genome shotgun sequence genome includes the window TTAACACTCCGGCCGGCTCATCTCCTTGTCCCTAATTTTGCATAGCCTTACAACCTGCAAGTCATAATTCTGCATATGTGCAGTCCTTTGTTGTTGACTAAAGTTCAAGTATTTTGCCATTCAAGCAGATGTATCCACCGACGGACACTGGTGTTTTGTGGTGTTCTGGGTCGTGCCCCGCTCCTCATCCATCAAAATCCGGTGGGCGAGCCTCAAGAACCGCCTCATGTCCATGTGCCCTTCCTCATACTCAGTCCCTTTCTACCCTGAAATCAGCCAGCCAGGGCCCCCCAAGTTCTACCTCCTCAAGCTCATGCTACCTGACCGCAAAGGACTGTTACATGGTATGTAAATGACCATCTATCCACGCGTTATGATAAAAGTGTCTGTGAAAATGTAATTCGACTTGACCGTGCTGTGTGATTTGTAGACGTGACACATATACTATCGGAGCTGGAGCTTTTAATCCACAGAGTGAAGGTGTCCACCACGCCTGATGGAAGAGTtgtggatctcttctttatcaCTGACGGCATGTAAGCTGTCATATTAACCTCAGTTTTAACACGCTGATTGTTCCAAATGGTGTGGGTTATTTGCATTGCACACAGTAATTCAAAAAACATGACTGTCGTCTTTCTGTCTGAAGGGAGCTGTTACATACGAAAGAAAGGCAAGAAGAGACTTGCTCAACGCTTATTGCTACCTTGGGTACTTCCATAAGCTGTGAGGTTCTGTCAGCAGAAGGGTTCCAGCAAGGattctcttctcttcctccgAAAACTGCTGAGGAACTGTTCAGGGTGGAACTAGCTGACAGTGAGATCTGCTCAAGTTCACTTAGTGCAGAGTTGAAAAGGGTTCAGACGGCCACCATTAACTTTGACAATTCCCTGAGCCCCTCACACACACTGGTCCAGATTATTTGCGCTGATCAGAAGGGGCTCATTTATGACATCTTGAGAAATATGAAGGACTGCAACATTCAGGTACTTGGAGCTGTGCATGACCATACTTGTATACAGTTAAATTGACTCCTGCATTTTCTTATATCATGATTTGATACTCTGCCTCAGATATTTTACGGGCGGTTCAGATCAGACAAGAAAGGGTCAGTTAATAAAGGTTGTCGAGAGGTTGATCTTTTTGTCAAACAAGTAGATGGCAAGAAAGTTATAGATCCTGAGAAACAGGAGGCTCTGTGGTCACGCCTGAGGTCTGAGATGCTCCATCCTCTTAGAGTGATGATCGTCAGTCGTGGACCTGACACAGAACTCCTTGTTGCAAACCCGGTTGAGCTATCCGGGAAGGGACGACCACGCGTATTCTATGATACTACTCTTGCTCTTAAAGCGCTTGGAATCTGCATTTTCTCTGTAAGGATTCTAGATCGATTATCCTTAAAATGGTAGAAAGTTAGCTCATTGTGAATTAGTATTTACTCTTGTTTATTTCAGGCTGAAATTGGGAGACAGGCAGCATCTGAGCGTCAATGGGAGGTCTACAGATTCCTCCTGGACGACAGCAGAGAATTCCCTTTGGCCAACAGCCCAACTAATAGGAACCGTGTTGTCGATAGGGTAGGGAAAACGCTGATGG containing:
- the LOC120664031 gene encoding ACT domain-containing protein ACR9-like, which gives rise to MPVGEVAARPGGEVGGMVLGGGAAAAAAVGGDDAVVMQLAAAEGEETAITVNCPDQAGLGCDLCRTILEFGLRITRGDVSTDGHWCFVVFWVVPRSSSIKIRWASLKNRLMSMCPSSYSVPFYPEISQPGPPKFYLLKLMLPDRKGLLHDVTHILSELELLIHRVKVSTTPDGRVVDLFFITDGMELLHTKERQEETCSTLIATLGTSISCEVLSAEGFQQGFSSLPPKTAEELFRVELADSEICSSSLSAELKRVQTATINFDNSLSPSHTLVQIICADQKGLIYDILRNMKDCNIQIFYGRFRSDKKGSVNKGCREVDLFVKQVDGKKVIDPEKQEALWSRLRSEMLHPLRVMIVSRGPDTELLVANPVELSGKGRPRVFYDTTLALKALGICIFSAEIGRQAASERQWEVYRFLLDDSREFPLANSPTNRNRVVDRVGKTLMGYYN